From the genome of Campylobacter concisus, one region includes:
- the napA gene encoding nitrate reductase catalytic subunit NapA — protein MNRREFIKSAAASAACASAGIAVPSSLSAASEAEKGWRWDKAACRFCGTGCGIMVATKEGKIVAVKGDPEAPVNRGLNCIKGYFNAKIMYGEDRITHPLLRVNEKGEFDKKGKFKQVSWKQAFDVMEAQFRKAYDELGPHGIGVLGSGQYTIPEGYAAVKLIKGGFRSNSIDPNARHCMASAVVGFMQVFGIDEPSGCFDDIELTDTIVAWGANMAEMHPILWARVSDRKLSDPDRVKVVNLSTYSTRTSNLADIEIIFTPSSDLAIWNYIAREIVYNHPEMIDEEFVKKHCVFTTGPADIGYGLRPDINHKKYAPSELDTAATEKSKVLSEAEGVTLAYLGLKAGDTLENKNAAKSGAHWQITFEEFKKALAPYTLDFTAKVAKGDPNEDIEEFKKKLKALADLYIEKNRKVVSFWTMGFNQHQRGTWVNEQAYMVHFLLGKQALPGSGAFSLTGQPSACGTAREVGTFVHRLPADMVIENPKHREITEKIWKLPAGTLSGVLASHYVKMMRDLEDGKVKFIWVQVNNPWQNTANANHWIKAAREMDNFIVVSDPYPGISAKVADLILPTAMIYEKWGAYGNAERRTQHWRQQVLPVGEAMPDIWQMMEFSKRFKLKDVWGEKKVNDKVTLPNVLEEAKAMGYSEEDTLFDVLFANEEAKKFSANDPIIENYDNTEVFGDSRKVIGSDGKEFKGYGFFVHKYLWEEYRKFGVGHGHDLADFDTYHRVRGLRWPVVDGKETQWRFNTKFDPYAKKAAPNEKFAFYGNKNAALPTGDLKGVTNKDKTSLANKAKIFFRPYMDPCEMPSKEYPFWLCTGRVLEHWHSGTMTMRVPELYRAVPEALCYMHEDDAKNLGVMQNEIVWVESRRGKVKARVDLKGRNKPPVGLIYVPWFDENVFINKVTLDATCPISKETDYKKCAVKIYKA, from the coding sequence ATGAATCGACGAGAATTCATAAAAAGTGCTGCGGCTAGTGCTGCTTGTGCTAGTGCCGGTATAGCCGTACCAAGCTCACTAAGTGCAGCAAGCGAAGCCGAAAAAGGCTGGCGCTGGGATAAGGCCGCTTGTAGGTTTTGTGGGACAGGCTGTGGCATCATGGTCGCTACAAAAGAGGGCAAGATAGTAGCTGTAAAAGGAGATCCAGAGGCACCGGTAAACCGCGGTCTAAACTGTATCAAAGGTTACTTTAATGCCAAGATCATGTACGGCGAGGATAGGATCACTCATCCGCTTTTGCGTGTAAATGAAAAAGGTGAATTTGATAAAAAAGGTAAATTTAAGCAAGTAAGCTGGAAGCAAGCATTTGATGTTATGGAGGCTCAGTTTAGAAAAGCATATGATGAGCTAGGACCTCATGGTATCGGAGTTTTAGGCTCTGGTCAATATACAATTCCAGAAGGTTACGCTGCTGTTAAACTTATAAAAGGTGGCTTTAGAAGCAATAGTATCGATCCAAACGCAAGACACTGCATGGCAAGCGCGGTTGTTGGCTTTATGCAAGTTTTTGGTATAGACGAGCCATCAGGCTGTTTTGATGATATCGAACTAACTGATACTATCGTGGCATGGGGCGCAAATATGGCTGAGATGCACCCGATCCTTTGGGCACGCGTAAGCGATAGAAAGCTTAGCGATCCTGATAGAGTAAAGGTTGTAAATTTAAGCACTTACTCAACTAGAACATCAAATTTGGCTGATATAGAGATTATCTTTACTCCGTCATCTGACCTTGCTATCTGGAACTACATCGCTCGTGAGATAGTTTATAACCACCCAGAGATGATCGATGAAGAATTTGTTAAAAAACACTGTGTATTTACAACTGGTCCAGCCGATATCGGATATGGTCTTCGTCCAGACATTAATCATAAAAAATATGCTCCAAGCGAGCTAGACACTGCTGCTACTGAGAAGTCAAAGGTGCTAAGCGAGGCTGAGGGTGTTACGCTTGCATATCTTGGACTAAAAGCTGGCGATACGCTAGAAAATAAAAATGCTGCAAAATCTGGCGCACATTGGCAAATAACATTTGAAGAGTTTAAAAAAGCTCTTGCACCTTACACACTTGACTTTACAGCAAAGGTGGCAAAGGGCGATCCAAATGAAGATATAGAAGAATTTAAGAAAAAGCTAAAGGCACTTGCTGATCTTTACATCGAGAAAAACCGCAAAGTCGTAAGTTTTTGGACGATGGGCTTTAATCAACACCAACGTGGTACATGGGTAAATGAGCAAGCTTATATGGTGCATTTCTTACTTGGTAAGCAAGCACTTCCAGGCTCAGGAGCATTTTCTTTAACCGGTCAACCAAGTGCGTGTGGAACTGCAAGAGAGGTTGGAACATTTGTTCACCGCTTGCCAGCTGATATGGTTATTGAGAATCCAAAACATAGAGAGATAACTGAAAAAATTTGGAAACTTCCTGCTGGAACACTAAGTGGCGTACTCGCTTCTCACTACGTAAAAATGATGCGTGATCTTGAAGATGGTAAGGTTAAATTTATATGGGTTCAAGTAAATAATCCGTGGCAAAATACTGCAAACGCAAACCACTGGATCAAAGCAGCTCGTGAGATGGATAACTTCATCGTTGTAAGCGATCCTTATCCAGGAATTTCTGCAAAAGTTGCTGACCTTATCCTCCCAACTGCGATGATCTATGAAAAATGGGGCGCATACGGTAACGCCGAGAGAAGAACACAACACTGGAGACAGCAAGTACTTCCGGTTGGCGAAGCGATGCCTGATATTTGGCAAATGATGGAGTTTAGTAAACGCTTTAAGCTAAAAGATGTTTGGGGTGAGAAAAAAGTAAATGATAAAGTGACACTTCCAAATGTGCTTGAAGAGGCAAAAGCTATGGGGTATAGCGAAGAAGATACGTTATTTGACGTACTTTTTGCTAACGAAGAGGCTAAGAAATTTAGTGCAAACGATCCGATCATAGAAAACTACGACAATACAGAAGTATTTGGCGATAGCAGAAAAGTGATCGGCTCAGATGGTAAAGAATTTAAAGGATATGGATTTTTCGTCCATAAATATCTTTGGGAAGAGTATAGAAAATTTGGCGTTGGACACGGCCACGACCTAGCAGACTTTGATACTTACCACAGAGTAAGAGGTCTTAGATGGCCAGTAGTTGATGGCAAAGAGACTCAGTGGAGATTTAATACTAAATTTGACCCATACGCTAAAAAAGCTGCCCCAAATGAGAAATTTGCATTCTATGGCAACAAAAACGCAGCCCTTCCAACAGGCGATCTAAAAGGCGTTACAAATAAAGATAAAACATCTCTTGCAAACAAAGCAAAAATTTTCTTCCGCCCTTATATGGATCCATGCGAGATGCCAAGCAAAGAGTATCCGTTCTGGCTATGTACTGGCCGTGTTCTAGAACACTGGCACTCAGGCACTATGACCATGCGTGTTCCTGAACTTTATAGGGCTGTTCCAGAGGCACTTTGCTATATGCATGAAGATGATGCTAAAAATCTTGGCGTAATGCAAAATGAGATCGTTTGGGTCGAATCACGCCGTGGCAAGGTAAAAGCAAGAGTTGATCTAAAAGGTAGAAATAAGCCACCAGTAGGTCTTATTTATGTGCCTTGGTTTGATGAAAATGTATTTATCAATAAAGTCACACTAGATGCTACTTGCCCAATCTCAAAAGAGACTGATTATAAAAAGTGTGCGGTTAAAATTTACAAAGCATAG
- the napG gene encoding ferredoxin-type protein NapG, whose product MGFSSRREALKFGAKVALLALGGGFVWSLSAKASPLMLLRPPGAKEEKQFLQSCIRCGLCVEACPFDTLKLSSLEDGISIGTPYFEPRKIPCYMCENIPCVPACPTGALDVNLVSTKGKLDINKAKMGVAVVDMKNCVAHWGIQCDACYRACPLLDKALYLEYRRNERTQKHAFLLPVVDSDICTGCGLCERACITKKAAITVLNRDAVLGKVGDNYVKGWIKEDERRIDDADSKIKLDIKKATDYLNGGEL is encoded by the coding sequence ATGGGATTTTCAAGTAGGCGAGAGGCTTTAAAATTTGGAGCAAAAGTAGCGCTTTTAGCTCTTGGCGGAGGCTTTGTTTGGTCGCTTAGTGCCAAGGCTTCGCCACTTATGCTTCTTAGGCCTCCTGGTGCAAAGGAAGAGAAGCAATTTTTACAAAGCTGCATTAGGTGTGGACTTTGCGTAGAGGCTTGTCCATTTGATACGCTAAAGCTCTCATCGCTAGAAGATGGCATAAGCATTGGAACGCCTTATTTTGAGCCTAGAAAAATTCCTTGCTATATGTGTGAAAATATCCCTTGTGTGCCAGCCTGTCCGACTGGAGCTTTGGACGTAAATTTAGTAAGCACAAAAGGTAAGCTTGACATAAATAAGGCCAAAATGGGCGTTGCGGTGGTCGATATGAAAAACTGCGTGGCGCACTGGGGCATACAGTGCGATGCTTGTTACAGGGCTTGTCCTCTTTTGGATAAAGCCTTATATCTTGAGTATCGCCGCAACGAAAGGACACAAAAGCATGCCTTTTTGCTTCCAGTGGTCGATAGCGACATCTGCACCGGATGTGGCCTATGCGAGCGAGCCTGTATCACTAAAAAAGCGGCCATTACCGTGCTAAATCGTGACGCGGTGCTTGGCAAAGTAGGCGATAACTACGTCAAAGGCTGGATAAAAGAAGATGAAAGACGCATAGACGATGCAGACAGTAAAATAAAGCTTGACATTAAAAAAGCGACTGATTATCTAAATGGTGGTGAGCTATGA
- the napH gene encoding quinol dehydrogenase ferredoxin subunit NapH translates to MKFLILRRITQISILALFILGNFYGVKILSGNLSSSLLFGKIPLSDPFALVQILLASFSAGINAIIGAGIILAFYALVAPRVFCSWICPINLLTDIAFKLREKFGFKGEKVLNVSKNLRYYLLALALILSLALSYPVFESVSYIGIIQRGIIYGSASALGIAVAIIAFDMFVLKRGICSHVCPLGAFYAIISKFALIRVKHDAQACTKCMKCKLICPEMQVLDMIGKESRSVSSSECISCGRCIDVCGDGALKFSIRNLRREK, encoded by the coding sequence ATGAAATTTTTAATCTTAAGACGAATAACTCAAATTTCTATCCTAGCGCTATTTATCCTAGGAAATTTTTATGGAGTTAAGATACTTAGCGGAAATTTAAGTTCATCTTTGCTTTTTGGAAAAATTCCACTAAGCGATCCATTTGCTTTGGTCCAAATTTTACTTGCAAGCTTTAGTGCTGGCATAAATGCAATTATTGGAGCTGGCATTATCTTGGCGTTTTACGCGCTAGTTGCTCCAAGAGTGTTTTGTTCGTGGATATGCCCAATAAATTTACTAACCGATATCGCTTTTAAACTAAGAGAAAAATTTGGCTTTAAGGGCGAAAAAGTCTTAAATGTGAGTAAAAATTTACGTTATTACTTGCTGGCTCTTGCTCTTATATTAAGCCTTGCTTTATCTTATCCAGTATTTGAGAGCGTTAGCTATATTGGCATTATTCAGCGTGGCATTATTTACGGCTCAGCTAGTGCTTTAGGCATAGCGGTTGCGATCATTGCTTTTGATATGTTTGTGTTAAAGCGTGGCATTTGCTCGCACGTTTGTCCACTTGGTGCCTTTTATGCCATCATCTCAAAATTTGCCCTAATTAGAGTAAAACATGATGCCCAGGCTTGTACAAAATGTATGAAATGTAAGCTTATTTGTCCAGAGATGCAAGTGCTTGATATGATCGGTAAAGAGAGCCGCTCGGTAAGCTCAAGCGAGTGCATAAGCTGTGGCAGGTGCATTGATGTTTGTGGAGACGGGGCTTTGAAATTTAGTATTAGAAATTTAAGGAGAGAAAAATGA
- a CDS encoding nitrate reductase cytochrome c-type subunit, whose amino-acid sequence MKIKIMMLGGLCAAFFAACAFNNPSISDSQIGFRNIDLLDDKDVVLKDVNYTKEPAGMSKKFDRSFENAPPFIPHDTEGLVPITKDMNMCVTCHMPEFAKDSGATPIPSSHLYDIRNKKDLAGKLDDERYNCTTCHVEQQTGLTQLVGNKFKPDFRDKNGTHKSNLLDVLNDGVK is encoded by the coding sequence ATGAAAATAAAAATAATGATGCTTGGAGGATTGTGCGCTGCGTTTTTTGCGGCATGTGCTTTTAATAATCCAAGCATTAGTGATTCGCAAATCGGCTTTAGAAATATCGATTTGCTAGACGATAAAGACGTTGTATTAAAAGATGTGAACTACACAAAAGAGCCAGCTGGTATGTCAAAGAAATTTGATAGGTCTTTTGAAAATGCACCGCCATTTATCCCACACGATACTGAGGGTTTAGTGCCTATCACAAAGGATATGAATATGTGCGTAACCTGCCATATGCCTGAGTTTGCAAAAGATAGTGGAGCAACACCGATACCATCATCTCACCTTTATGACATCAGAAATAAAAAAGATCTTGCAGGCAAGCTTGATGATGAAAGATATAACTGCACAACATGCCACGTTGAGCAACAAACTGGCTTAACTCAGCTAGTCGGTAATAAATTTAAGCCTGACTTTAGAGATAAAAACGGTACTCATAAGTCAAACTTGCTAGATGTTTTAAACGATGGTGTTAAATAA
- a CDS encoding 4Fe-4S ferredoxin encodes MQSRRELFSKILGAKSAPKFITPPFFNGEFDCDRCDAICVNACEKELLSFENERVIFKVKKLGCDFCEECAKACESLGKKTLSLSSPKSINAKVSIDVSSCLAWNDTICYNCLDACKFKAVEFLGVFRPIVNQNCVSCGECFDVCFKNSLQMEAL; translated from the coding sequence ATGCAAAGCAGGCGAGAGCTTTTTAGTAAAATTTTGGGGGCAAAATCTGCTCCCAAATTTATAACTCCGCCTTTTTTTAACGGAGAGTTTGACTGCGATAGATGCGATGCTATCTGCGTAAATGCTTGTGAAAAAGAGCTTCTTAGCTTTGAAAATGAAAGAGTAATTTTTAAAGTTAAAAAGCTGGGCTGTGACTTTTGCGAAGAGTGCGCAAAGGCTTGTGAGAGTCTTGGTAAGAAGACATTAAGCCTAAGCTCACCAAAGAGTATAAATGCAAAAGTTAGCATCGATGTTTCTAGCTGTCTAGCGTGGAACGATACGATCTGCTACAACTGCCTTGATGCTTGCAAATTTAAAGCAGTCGAATTTCTTGGCGTTTTTCGTCCTATTGTTAATCAAAACTGCGTAAGTTGCGGCGAGTGCTTTGATGTTTGCTTTAAAAATTCACTTCAAATGGAGGCCTTATGA
- a CDS encoding WD40 repeat domain-containing protein, with translation MRALFFIFCLLNFIFASEITTPYKQIEASANVLSTTLINGKLFIATDGGTVEIYDPKESKFEEIIKMDDIKTYVSDHERPKILSIDEIDGKTLILSEGDYATKVLHLRENGQMRSIKMDNQAIKKALFLDDEHVALASISNEIYFLNLKSGEIYDSFKISIAMLSDMEISEDRSTLAIACESGKVYFYNIKAKKMDQILDIHTDNIYDISYKNGVMISGGTDRIVGIFSAGSLKKINTGFLVYGVGLSDDGRVAAYMSDEMSDVNLVDSKSLENIAMLKTGQSTINSIVFISDNEVVTSAYENKILFWRIK, from the coding sequence ATGAGAGCTTTGTTTTTTATTTTTTGTCTATTAAATTTTATCTTTGCAAGCGAGATCACCACTCCATATAAGCAAATAGAGGCTAGTGCAAATGTGCTAAGCACAACGCTAATAAATGGCAAACTCTTTATCGCGACTGATGGAGGGACGGTTGAAATTTATGATCCTAAAGAGTCTAAATTTGAAGAGATCATCAAAATGGATGATATAAAAACCTACGTTAGTGATCACGAAAGACCAAAAATTTTAAGTATTGATGAAATTGATGGCAAAACTCTTATACTTAGCGAAGGTGATTACGCTACAAAGGTGCTTCATCTAAGAGAAAATGGACAGATGAGAAGCATAAAAATGGATAATCAAGCGATAAAAAAGGCATTGTTTTTAGATGATGAGCATGTTGCACTTGCTTCAATTAGCAATGAAATTTATTTTTTAAACCTAAAAAGTGGCGAAATTTATGATAGCTTTAAAATTTCAATCGCGATGCTTTCAGATATGGAGATAAGCGAAGATAGAAGCACGCTAGCTATCGCTTGCGAGAGTGGGAAGGTCTACTTTTATAACATAAAAGCTAAAAAAATGGATCAAATTTTAGATATTCATACAGATAATATCTACGACATCTCATATAAAAATGGAGTCATGATCAGCGGAGGCACCGACAGGATCGTGGGGATATTTTCAGCTGGAAGCCTAAAAAAGATAAATACTGGCTTTTTGGTCTATGGCGTCGGCCTTAGCGATGATGGTAGAGTGGCGGCCTATATGAGCGATGAGATGAGCGATGTAAATTTAGTTGATAGCAAAAGCTTAGAAAATATCGCAATGCTAAAAACTGGACAAAGTACGATAAATAGCATAGTTTTTATAAGCGATAATGAAGTTGTAACTTCAGCCTATGAGAATAAAATTTTGTTTTGGAGAATTAAATGA
- a CDS encoding chaperone NapD, which yields MNISSLIVYTDNKNESVKNEIKKLKECEIITDADDRIVVVVSSDSIEDEIKNFKKIEAISGVVSVAMVYSYQEDAEENRKKLEENGKISEILTSDEVKAEDITYGGSVHHRVK from the coding sequence ATGAATATTTCAAGTTTAATAGTTTATACGGACAATAAAAATGAAAGTGTAAAAAATGAGATAAAAAAGCTAAAAGAGTGTGAAATAATAACTGACGCAGACGATAGAATCGTGGTGGTAGTTAGCTCAGATAGCATTGAAGATGAGATAAAAAATTTTAAAAAGATAGAAGCTATCAGCGGAGTAGTGAGCGTTGCGATGGTTTATAGCTACCAAGAAGATGCCGAAGAAAATAGGAAAAAACTAGAAGAAAATGGCAAGATAAGTGAAATTTTAACAAGTGATGAGGTAAAGGCTGAAGATATTACTTATGGTGGCAGCGTACATCATAGAGTGAAATAG
- a CDS encoding SCO family protein codes for MKKAFWGLTIILICIGVALLLIKPNKYDFKALSQNGEVSLKNYDGKYKVIYFGYLFCPDVCPTALSLIGDELNKLKRDDFELLFITLDPERDTPENLTLMAKNFYKDADGLKLNALKEVAKTYGVKFQKVRLENSAMGYSVAHSSSIYLIDKKGNFYKEISNLTNENIGENLLNLIKDRP; via the coding sequence ATGAAAAAGGCATTTTGGGGCTTAACAATAATCTTAATTTGTATAGGTGTTGCACTTTTGCTGATCAAGCCAAACAAGTATGATTTTAAGGCACTTTCACAAAATGGTGAAGTAAGTCTTAAAAATTACGACGGAAAGTACAAAGTTATATATTTTGGTTATCTTTTTTGCCCCGATGTCTGCCCTACTGCGCTCTCTTTGATTGGTGATGAGCTAAATAAACTAAAAAGAGATGACTTTGAGTTACTTTTTATTACGCTTGATCCTGAACGCGACACTCCTGAAAATTTAACTCTAATGGCAAAAAATTTCTACAAAGATGCCGATGGATTAAAACTAAACGCCTTAAAAGAAGTGGCAAAAACCTATGGTGTAAAATTTCAAAAAGTCCGTCTTGAAAACTCAGCCATGGGCTACTCTGTTGCTCACAGCTCTTCAATATATTTAATAGACAAAAAAGGAAATTTTTATAAAGAAATTTCAAATCTAACAAATGAAAACATTGGAGAAAATTTATTAAATTTGATCAAAGATAGACCTTAG
- a CDS encoding copper chaperone PCu(A)C yields MKKIVFSAMLAASALMAADISLENVRARDTKPGTNNSAIFMNIKNASNSDVKLIGAHSSVCKSTEIHTHKMNDGMMAMVQIEDAVIPKNGETKLAPGGLHIMLMDLNKPLKDGDKVDLELKFSNGESIKLDNIGVTKNFK; encoded by the coding sequence ATGAAAAAAATCGTTTTTAGTGCGATGCTTGCAGCTTCTGCTCTTATGGCGGCTGATATCAGCCTAGAAAATGTTAGAGCTAGAGATACAAAACCTGGCACAAACAATAGTGCAATTTTTATGAATATAAAAAATGCTTCAAATTCTGATGTAAAGCTTATTGGCGCTCACTCAAGCGTTTGCAAAAGCACAGAAATTCATACACACAAAATGAATGATGGTATGATGGCTATGGTTCAAATCGAAGATGCAGTGATCCCAAAAAATGGTGAAACAAAACTAGCTCCTGGCGGTTTACACATTATGCTTATGGATCTAAATAAACCATTAAAAGATGGTGATAAAGTTGATTTAGAGCTAAAATTTAGCAATGGCGAGAGCATAAAGCTTGATAATATCGGAGTAACTAAAAACTTTAAATAA
- a CDS encoding L,D-transpeptidase family protein: MKKIIFFFIALSPCLFAQNYEEIYLKNGSAAVIDAIEKNILSKDYWLKKLEGKDVRYGYYDNEILLSVVDKTKKKLEVISYNGGITKKLFSSSVIVGKNGDKLLEGDLKTPVGVYQLTRRFTPNDRYLGPLAFSLSYPNLLDKLAKRNGGGIWIHGYPLDGQRTDELKTKGCVAMQNDTLMKFDDVVDHKKTLAFIYEDKRPEASAKDIAVIISGLLGWKKTWSESDIENYLKFYDKNFERYDGMSLEKFKSMKRAIFSKKEKKRISFSNFLITPYPNLKNDRLFRVSFYEDYVSDTHKFAGQKTLYVKLYNDDMKIFIEE; this comes from the coding sequence TTGAAAAAAATTATATTTTTCTTCATCGCGTTATCGCCTTGTCTTTTTGCCCAAAATTACGAAGAAATTTACTTAAAAAATGGCTCAGCTGCTGTTATTGATGCCATCGAAAAAAATATTTTAAGTAAGGATTACTGGCTAAAAAAGCTTGAGGGCAAGGATGTAAGATATGGATATTATGACAATGAGATACTTCTAAGTGTAGTTGATAAAACTAAAAAGAAGCTTGAAGTGATCTCTTATAATGGCGGCATTACAAAAAAGCTTTTTAGCTCAAGCGTTATAGTTGGCAAAAATGGCGATAAGCTTCTTGAAGGCGATCTAAAAACACCGGTTGGAGTGTATCAACTTACACGTAGATTTACGCCAAACGATAGATATCTTGGCCCACTTGCATTTTCGCTTTCATACCCAAATTTGCTTGATAAACTTGCAAAGCGAAATGGTGGTGGCATTTGGATACATGGCTACCCGCTTGATGGTCAAAGGACAGACGAGCTAAAAACAAAAGGCTGCGTGGCTATGCAAAATGATACTTTGATGAAATTTGATGATGTAGTGGATCACAAAAAAACACTTGCATTTATCTACGAAGATAAGCGTCCAGAAGCTAGTGCAAAAGATATTGCAGTGATCATTTCTGGACTTTTGGGCTGGAAAAAGACCTGGAGTGAGAGCGACATTGAAAACTATCTTAAATTTTACGATAAAAACTTTGAGCGATACGATGGTATGAGCTTGGAAAAATTTAAAAGTATGAAGCGGGCTATTTTTTCTAAAAAAGAGAAAAAACGCATTAGTTTTTCAAATTTTCTCATCACACCTTATCCAAATCTTAAAAATGATAGGCTTTTTCGTGTGAGTTTTTATGAGGATTATGTTTCAGATACGCACAAATTTGCTGGGCAAAAGACGCTTTATGTGAAGCTTTATAACGATGATATGAAAATTTTTATAGAGGAGTAA
- the cmeU gene encoding CmeU family protein produces the protein MEKSQEVKEKIEKILEARAAFFAELDRQVPKKNGTDVFDFSKVKEADLKEIYAKFYAFDYNVRKLLPDVYTAFNVNFNV, from the coding sequence GTGGAAAAATCTCAAGAAGTAAAAGAAAAAATCGAGAAAATTTTAGAGGCAAGAGCTGCTTTTTTTGCTGAGCTTGACCGCCAAGTTCCAAAGAAAAATGGTACTGATGTTTTTGATTTTAGCAAAGTAAAAGAGGCTGATCTGAAAGAAATTTACGCCAAGTTTTATGCATTTGATTACAACGTAAGAAAACTTTTACCGGATGTTTATACTGCTTTTAATGTGAATTTTAATGTCTGA
- a CDS encoding alanine racemase gives MSEIRLNKASYIHNLTQICAKAGGKEKVIVVLKDNAYGHGARLIANEAKKFGIEICAVKSEFEANEISDIFENILILSHIPTGNESSKFIYAINDIEALLKIKDGLKINLAIDTGMHRNGLDISELDYAFEILTRRNLELLGAYTHFRASDELNADYFVQRENFRAAKEKILALCDEFGIKKPIFHSHNSAALERASEIDDDMVRIGIAQYGYAQFGDSLGLKPVLSLWARRVSRRILKSGQSVGYGAKFSAKEDINVATYDLGYGDGLLRYNGCGELRLANNEPILGKISMDSFSCKDSGEWVCVFEDANVWAKFFDTISYDILVKLSPNITRKFI, from the coding sequence ATGTCTGAAATACGCCTAAATAAAGCTTCATATATTCATAACCTCACTCAAATTTGTGCTAAAGCTGGCGGCAAAGAGAAAGTAATAGTTGTATTAAAAGACAATGCTTATGGCCATGGCGCAAGGCTTATTGCAAATGAGGCTAAAAAATTTGGCATAGAAATTTGTGCTGTAAAAAGCGAGTTTGAGGCAAATGAAATTTCTGACATATTTGAAAATATTCTCATTCTCTCACATATCCCAACCGGAAATGAAAGTAGTAAATTTATCTACGCGATAAACGATATAGAGGCACTTTTAAAGATAAAAGATGGCTTAAAAATCAACCTTGCAATCGATACTGGCATGCATAGAAATGGGCTTGATATTAGTGAGCTTGATTACGCGTTTGAAATTTTGACAAGAAGGAATTTAGAGCTTCTTGGAGCTTATACACATTTTCGTGCAAGTGATGAGCTAAATGCTGATTATTTTGTGCAAAGAGAAAATTTTAGGGCTGCAAAAGAGAAAATTTTAGCTCTTTGCGATGAGTTTGGTATAAAAAAACCGATCTTTCACTCTCACAACTCAGCCGCGCTTGAAAGAGCAAGTGAAATCGATGATGATATGGTGCGTATTGGCATCGCTCAGTATGGATACGCTCAGTTTGGTGATAGTTTGGGATTAAAGCCAGTACTTTCGCTATGGGCAAGAAGAGTTAGTAGGCGTATTTTAAAAAGTGGTCAAAGTGTTGGATATGGTGCTAAATTTAGCGCAAAAGAAGATATAAATGTAGCCACTTATGATCTTGGATATGGTGATGGATTGCTAAGATACAATGGCTGTGGTGAGTTAAGACTTGCTAATAACGAGCCAATACTGGGCAAAATTTCTATGGATAGTTTTAGCTGTAAAGATAGTGGCGAGTGGGTCTGTGTCTTTGAGGATGCAAATGTTTGGGCGAAATTTTTTGATACGATAAGTTATGACATCTTAGTAAAACTCTCGCCAAACATCACTAGGAAATTTATATAA